The Fibrobacter sp. genomic sequence ATTTCGTTGCTATAGGCACTATTTTCCTTCTGAAATCTCTCCATCACCGCCTGCTGGCTGGCAATCGATTCATTTACCGACGAAATAGCCTTCTCAAGCTCTCCCAGACGCTGGTCCGGCACTGAGGGCATATAATCGTTCTGGGTAAGGCCGTTATTAAACCGGGCTACCTCTTTTGAGAGATCCTGACCATCAGTCTTCTTCTGACTTACAAATGCAACGATGAAGATAAAAGAAGCAAAAGCAACTATAGGAATAATCCAGAGTAACTCTATCTGCACCTGTGTCTCCTTGATCCATCTAAAAAAATAACACTCCCCGACCCGTATGTGCAATTTCGTTGAGAATTGGTATGGCCCCTGCTATTTTATTCTTTCTATATTATATCATGATTCACATGATTTTAATTTAGAAAAACTGCCCCCGTTCTCCAGTTCGGGGTCAGAATCGGTATCGGAATCGATCCCTCATTGCATTGCAATACAAAACTCGACCATTATTAACACGATTAAGAAATGTTTTTCTTGATTCTAAATAGAGGAAGAAATCTTTTTAAAAACAATTCGATACCGATACGATACCCGGCTTTGAAAGCAAACGGGGTTCTTGAAACGAAAAATTTCTAATTTGGATATAAAATGGAGATAAAAAATGGCTGAACTACCAATCATGTCAGTTTCCGGAATTCGCGGTGTAGTCGGAAAAACAATAGATCCGTATTTCGTTTCCAGAATAGCATTCATTCAAACCAAAATATCCGGCGGCGGGAAAGTGATTGTGGGAAGAGACACAAGAAACTCCGGAGCGATGCTGGCTGAGGCTGCCTTCAGAGGGATCCGGGCAGCAGGAGGTACACCGGTCGACCTCGGAATCGCCCCCACCCCCACTACCTGCCTCTGCACCTCATCACTGGGCGGTTCAACAGGAATCATTATCACTGCCAGTCACAATCCCGGTCAATACAACGGATACAAAATGGTGCACAGCACCGGACGGCTGTTCAGGGCAGATGAGTGCCAGAGAGTCTATAAGCAGTTTCTGAATGGAGAATATCCCAGTAATGAGGAATTGGAAAAGGCAGAAGCCAGCGCTGAATCCAGTGTTGATGGCGCGGAGATCCATGTCGGGAAGATTCTCTCCAGAATTGACGCTGAAGCGATCAAAACCGCCAATATCCATATCGCTGTCGACTCGATCAACGGCGCCGGAGGAGCGGTTTTCCCTCTGCTGCTCGAGAAACTCGGTGTCAAATGGTCAGGGGTGCATAATAAACTGGATGGAGATTTTGTTCATAACCCGGAACCCCGCCCTGAGCATCTTGGCGATCTCTCCAACCTCTTGAAATCAACTCCAGGCAACTGGGGAGGGTTTGTGTTTGATCCCGATGCGGACCGACTGGCAACGATGGGCGAAAACGGAGAAGAGATCTCTGAGGAGATGACTCTTGTCTTTGCGCTTCAGAATCTGCTCCAGAGAGAGAAATCCGATGTGGCTACAAACCTGTCCACATCGATGCTTATTGATGATGTGGCTTCGAAATTCGGTGTAAAAGTTTACAGATCCAAAATCGGGGAGGCCAATGTAGTCGAGACCATGGGAAAGAATAACTGCAGGTATGGCGGTGAGGGTAATGGAGGGGTGATTTACCCAGAGATCACCAATGCCCGCGATGGTCTCACAGGTATGGCTCTTATTCTGGAACTGATGGCCAAAACAGGAAAGAGGCTCACAGAGATCGCTTCAGCCTGGCCCAGATACGCTATCGTAAAAGAAAAAATCGAATGCAGCGGTATCGATCCCGCTTCTATAATCGGTAAACTCGAGAAGAAGTTCTCCGGAGAGCACACTGATAACCTTGACGGACTTAAAATTATCAGAGATTACGGGTGGGTTCACCTCAGAGCTTCCAATACCGAACCGATAATTCGATGCTATGCTGAAGCGCGCAGCGAAAAGCAGGCAAGGGAACTGGCGGATATGGTACTTGAGATCGCGAAGTGCTCCTGAAAAGGAGAACTTCCCCTTTTCAGGAAGAAGAATTACGATCTGTACTCCCCGCCCGAAACTCAGTTTTCATACAGTATTTGAGCCATGAAAACAATGATATATTTTTGCATAAATGGCTGATAATCAGGCAGTCTCTGCGAAGGGGGAATAAATGTACAGACACTGTTTCACTCTTGTTGTAATTCTTTTCTGTTATCTTTCAATAAGCGCTTCAGTAATAAGCGGTTCATCAACAATAAACCTCAACGGACCTGCCTCAGAGCAGCAGATCCAAACCGCACGTCAAGGTGCAAGGACGCAGTTAAAGAAAAAACTGGTAGAATGGGTCTCAGAAAACTCAGGCTCCATGCAATTTGACACTCTCAATGCTCTTCATAATCTCTTCCTTGAGAGTTTCGTCGACTCCTGTCTCAAATTAACCAAAGAGGAATCATTTTATCAGGGAAAGTCTCTTACTATAACCTACAACGTCACACAGGAGACAGCAGAGCAGGCTGCAAAGACATATAATGAACAGCTCGATTCCAAAGCATTTCTATTCTGGAGCGCCGCGAAAAACGCAGCCCAGGAAAACAACCCTGTTCAATTCTACAAATCAGCTATCCAGGCCCTCTCTTACGCCTCAGCCCGTATCGGGTCACCTGCGATACTTCCCGAAGATGGAGGGAAAATTCTGACAAACGTTATCAGGGATACTCTGCGGGTCTTTCTGGACAAAATCACTTTTAAATCATCCAATATGATCCTCGAGGGACGGGCCGGAAAACCTGTCAACAATCCCCCATCAATAACCGTAACATACGACTCTACGCCTCTTCCCGGAATAGGACTGACCGCACTTTATCAGAATGGAAAAGTGCTTTTCTCAACTGTCACAAATGAAGAAGGCAAGATGAGTTTTGACGGTCTCAAGATACCTTTCGTTGCCAACGGGACACTGATTTCTGTCAAGCATAACCCGGGCAGGATAATCGATGAGAATATATTCGTGAGCACAAAAGATCTTGGCCTGCGCCTCAAGAACAGCGGGGACCAGACTTTTATCTTCAAACTTTCCCGTCCCACATACTCTCTTGAGTACAAAGCCTCATCAGTGAGCCAGATTACTCTTCCTCCTGATTTTGCAGGTGATTCCCATCTTAAGAAATTTCTCAATGATTCCTGCCACATGCAGGCTGTTAAATCCGGGACACAGGCAGACCTGGCGATCTTCGTTCAGAATCAGGTGTCAAACTATAACTATGATGAAACCGAAGAGGTTGGTGTAAAGCTCACAGCCCAGATAACAGTGAAGGGTCTCACACTCGAACCCCCGAAAACCGAACAGGAACAGTTGATCTACGAGAAGAGGTACGAAAATAGAAACGATATCCCCTACGGGCTTTTCTTCTGGGAGGCTAACCAGAAGCTGAGAGAGGCAATCAAAAACACCATGAACCGCCTTTAAGCACCGTCTTATCCGGTGCTTTCCTCCGGCCTGTTTGCTATCTCCACACTCGGAGGACTTGAGAGGTAGAGTTTTCGCGCGATACTTCTGATGTAAAGCCTGGCCTCCCTGGCTTCAGCCAGGGTCCTCTCGATGTCTTTTCCATGCACACCGGAAAGCTCAAGAATAATCCCTCCGTGAAAATTTGTCTCGCTTAACTCATAAAGAACTTTTGTCCAGTCTATCATACCCTTACCTGGCGGAAGATGATCATCACTGGTCCCGAAATTATCATTTGCATGTACAACCTGCAGATGTCCCGAGAGTTTGTACATGATATTATAGAGATCACCCGAAAGCGTAGCATGCCCGGTGTCAAGACAGGTGGTGATATTCAAACTCTCCATCGACCCCATTATCCAGAGCATATCACTGATATTTCCAAACGGAAGATGGGGAAGCATGTTCTCCAGTGCCAGTCCCACATTGATGGAATGGCACTTTTTTGCCACCAGATTGAGCACACCGGAAACATTTCTCATCCGCTGCATTCTCTCCTCAATCGAGAAGCAGAGATTTTTGTCGGGTCCGGGATGGATTATGAAGTGACGTACATTCAGAATTGAGGCAGCCTCTGCTGCTGTTATCAGTTCCTGGAAAGAGTATTCTCGATGAGACTGATCGAGTGAGGAGATGTCGACATCTACAAACGGAGCATGGAACGAATATGCCTCCATCCCCAGTTCCTCAAGCCTTTTTGCAACCAGTTTAATTGTGTCAATGTCGCGAAAATTCAAATGTCCGGGTGATGAACAGATTTCAACCATCCCGAAGCCGCCATTGCGGATCGGCTCGAGACAGTCAAATATGCTCATCTGGTAGAAACAGCCTGTCGAGAGGCCTACCGGCCAGTCACTCACTCTTTCATCCTTTTCAGAAGAGGTTGTTTCAAGGCTTCAAGACTGCAGGAATTATGTGCATTGAAGCAAAACTGCATTTTCTTTACTGATTCACAATCAAAGTACCCCAGATTATCACGTCCGCTCCTGATAAGGGCAGCAAATGTACGGGTGTAAAATTCGGCCCTGGTTGCCGCATCATAGAAGTACCACTCCCTTCCCCATCCATAGTCGCGCTCATATTTCGACCTGATCAGCCCGGCGATATGCACCGGATGCCATCCGAGAGAAAGTAGCGCCCTGACCACCTGCCTGATCCCGGCAGGTTTCAAGAGTAAATCATTGGGATTCTGGAGTATGAATCTGATACAGGGCGGAAGAGACTCTGCCTGAAAGCGGTCATAGGTCTGAGGCCACCTGGATGGCACCTCCTGTTTTACAGAGTAGTACCAGTTATGATACTCCGCCTCGGGAGAACTCAGGTACGCACGGATCAGATTCAGCATCTGCCTTGACTGATCAGGAATACTCGCCGATGCGCGGGAGGCAAGCTCAATTGCCTTTCTCTGATCCCGCATCGTCTCGATCCCCTCATTGAGATCCATCTCAAAAAGAGGAACAGTAACCATCTGAGGTATCTTTCTCCAGATCTCATCATTGAGTATTCCGCTTTTCTGCCAAGGTTTAAGATACCCGCTGAACGGCACCCGGATAAGACGGGTGTTAAGGAGATCCCCGTACTCCGTAATGTCAAGCGAGATCATCTCCCTTCCCCTCTGCTGAGGAGGAACTTCGATAGCCGAGAGTTCGACAGGAATCTCACTTTCCTTTGAGGCCTTGTCCCTTACCAGAAGAGCAAGATACTCCATGACAAGCGCCAGACCGGCAAACGCGGCACCCAGATCACGCTCGAGAGGTTTGTTTACCAGAGGATGGTTTTCAGAGTAACGTTTCACCAGATGATCCGGTAATCGTCCGATCTGGCTTAACATGCCGAAGGCAGCAGACTCGCGGCTTATAAGCCAGACAAAGTGATGCCCCCTTCCGCTGAGTACATGAAGAGGTGCGATACCGTGCTCCAGCAGTATTTTCTCTATCGCCAGCTCCGATGGCCTCTGAAGGTAAAAGGCTCTCTGCGGATCAAGGTACGGTTCTGCGGGAAAATCGAAATTTACATATTCTATGTCAAGGTGAACGATAAGCGAGTTTCTGTCCCAAAGTGACCTGGAAATATCGAGCCCCCTGGAGAGAAAGTATTCAAGCTCCTGAGGGGACCTCATGTCCCACCCTCTCTCATCCTCAGCATCACACTGTGCTATAAACATACAGGTAGCAGAATCGAGACTCTTTCCCCCCAGAAATTCTATTATCCTGGCTCTGATATTCCTGTCTTTATAGTATGAGACCAGATCCATTTTTCTCACCCGGAAACATAGTTTCCTTTTCCTATGATCAGCTGTAAGAAAGGACCGCTGAGAAGAGGCGAGGGTCCGTTACGGAAGCGAACACCCTTGCCGAACCATGTACTCTGCTGTGAAGGATCAACCTGTATTCCGCCCTTTAACCCCATGGTAAAAACTTTCTTACTTCTTTCCAGATGAAAAACACGCATCACCGCTCCTCCAAACCCGGTAAGAAAAGTGGGAAGCCAGTAAACATCCGATGACGCCTTCTTATCTGATGTAAATTCAAGTTCCGCGGTATTATGAGAAAAGCGAAGTAAAGTGCCGCCCAGGCTGAAAAAGGGATAGACCTTCCAGGTTTCTCCGGGCATGTTGAAACTAACCCCCATAAGCAGATTACCGCTTATGCCAAACAGCGATGCCTCACGGTTATTCTCATAACGATTTCTCCAGATAAGCCCTCCCACAGAGGCCTCCAGAACAAGATTCTGTATCAGCAGATGCTTACCGACCTCGAGGGAAAGGGGTTTTGACGAAAAGGCGGGGAGCTCAAGAGTTGCCATCGTTTCATTCAGTGAACTCAAATCAACATTGGCCCATCCTGCACCAGCATAGCACAAACGCTGAAAGTCACTGGCCCAGTGATGAGTCTGTGATGCCATGAGAGGAGAAGCCAGAAGAATGGAAACCACAATTCCTTTACAAACACCTGTAAACCTCATACTGCCTCCTTTTGCACGTGAAAAAAAACCTTTAATTTGACAAGGTTCAAATCGCATGCCAGAGAAAGCGTTAGGTTGCACACTTTTTCTGAACAGTGTCTCAGGAGAGAATTGGCACAGGGATTGTATTTACTTATTAAACAGGGATAAACCCGGTTATTGACATAATGCTTCCAGCAAAAATTATCAGGGAAATACATGGATACTGCAGAGGAAATTTCCAGAAAAGCCATAGCCCTGGGAAAGTTAACTCTCAGGATGACAACTCATGCCGGCTCAGGTCACCCCTCAAGCAGCCTCTCTATCCTTCACATTATCACAGCACTTATGTACAAGGTGATGCGCTTTGATCCACAGAACCCCTGGAATCCATCCAACGACAGGCTGGTACTCAGTGAAGGACACGCCGTACCCATTGTCTACGCAGCCTACGCCGATCTTCAGGGCGGCTACGGAAGCAGTCCTCAGGGGGTACAGTTCCTCTCCACCGAAGATCTTGATTCCTTCCGTCAGATCAACTCTCCCCTTGACGGGCATCCTAACCCCTCCGCGGGATTCCCCTTCTTTGACTGCGCCACAGGATCTCTCGGCCAGGGACTCTCCTGCGCCTGCGGTGTGGCCCTGGCTGCAAGGCTGAATAATATCGAAAAGAAAATCTTCGTCATAATCGGCGACAGCGAATCCCGTGAGGGACAGATCTGGGAGGCGATGGATTTTCTCGTAGACAACAACCTCTCCTCTGTAATTCCGATCTTTAACTGCAACGGCCTGGGACAGACAGGGCCGGTCTCTGCTCAACAGTCAACAAACACCCTCGAGAAAAAACTGAAATCCTGGGGACTGAAAACAATCGTTATTGACGGACACAATCCGTCAGATGTTCTTAAAAGCCTGAGAAAAGCAAAAGCATCCACCTCTCCCACCGCTATACTGGCGAAAACTGTCAAGGGATGGGGTGTAAGGGAGTTGCAGTCTGATAAATCCCACGGCAAAGCTCTGCCGGAAAACAAGCTGGGAGAGGCAATCAGGGAACTGGATTCCTCCATGAATATACAAACAATCCCACCTGACCATAACCACCGCATGTACCCCCTGCTTCCTCAAAGAGCCACTCTGCCACACAGAAAAGAGGGGAAGCTCCCCAACCCCGATTTCAACAAACTTCTTCAGAATGACCCCTACATCGAAAAATTCAAACGGGGACTTATGAGTACCAGGAGAGCTTTCGGGATAGCTTTAAGGGAACTGGCAACTGTCGATGAGAGGATTGTTGCACTCGATGCAGATGTAAATAATTCTACCTTTTCAAAATACATGGCTGAAAAATTTCCGGAACGCTTCTTCCAATGTGGAATCGCGGAGCAGAACATGCTCTCTGTCGCATCCGGGCTCTCCTCAGGAGGTTTTATTCCCTTTGTGTCAAGCTTTGCGAAATTTCTTGTCCGTGCCTACGATCAGCTTGAGCTTGCCCTTATCTCAGGTGCCAACCTGAAAATCTGCGGCTCACACTCCGGAGCAAATATCGCGGCGGATGGGCCCAGCCAGATGGGACTTTCGGACATGGGATACATGCGGGCACTCTCGACCAGCTTAAATGTAAATGATGAACCTCTGATGGTTATCTTCAATCCCGCATGCGCCGTGGCTGCATTTAAATGTGTTCAACTGATGGTAGATCGGGATGGTGCCTGCTATATGCGCACAATCCGTCAGGACACCCCCCTCCTCTACTCACCCGATGAAACTTTCGAGATCGGAGGAGCCAAAACACTTATCAGGGGAAATGATGTGGCAGTGATGGCATCTGGGTATATGGTACACGCATGCAAGGGCGTTGTGGAGGAACTGAGGAGTGCTGGTGTCGATGCAAGTCTTTACGACTGCTACTCAATCCCAATCAATCCGGAGATTGTTATCGATGCGGCAAGGGAGAATAAAGGGAAAATTATCACAGTAGAGGATAATTTCGGAAACGGACTCGGTGCAGAGATCTCATCCATTGTCTCCGCTGATCCTTCCGCCAGTGCAGTTGTAAAACAGATTTTTGTCAAACGGATGCCGAAATCGGGAATTACCGCGGAGGATGTTCTGGATTTTGTGGGAATGGGTATCTAGGGACGACAGCACGACGGGGGACTACACTACGTCAACACAGAGGGGGGTGGCAGAAGACCGGCGTCTTCGACAGGCTGAAGCCAGGGGGAGACCTCCCACACTTATTTCTTAACGGAATAATTGCCTTTTGTAAATAGTGTTATTACCTGTAATCATTATTCTGGTATACTGTCTATAGTCGAAGCGGGCTCACTGAAAATTGCCGAAGTGAGCCCGACCAATGATCTCAACCATCAATACAGTTCACCTCTCCGGGTATGCTACCCCGGAAACCTCTTTTATCAGTTCTCCGACAAGCTCCTTTGTCGTGCTCATTGCAATATCCCCGGTAGAGAGCACCCCCACAACCTCATCCTTGAAATTCTTAACCAGCAATCTCCTTATCTTTCTCTGCTCCATGATATCGACAGCATCCTCGATATCCTGATCCTCATAACAAAAAACCACATCGGGAGTCATCACATCGGACACCCTTACCGTCGACGGATCCCGTCCTTCAGCTACCACCCGCAGAGCGATATCACGGTCTGTCAGCATCCCCACCGGTTCCCCTCCTTCAAAGATGGGAATTACACCTATGTTTTTATCCCTCATCCTCTCAGCGGCTTTCTTGACAGGATCTGATGAGACCAGAAAATCCACTCCATAAGTCATTATTTCACTTACTCTCATAGAAATACCCTCCTCTATACTAATACTACGCTTTTCAAGGAGGAATCTTGCAGGCTTGCCAGGCGCTCCTTTGCGCTTTAATCACGCAAAAAAGCACAGATACAGCCCGGTTGATAACACCCGCATATTATGCGCCTTCCAGGACACACACCGACGATGGTAGAACGAGGCGCAGAGCCAATGATTCTGAGACATTGAAAATGTATTCCCTTCCCGATGGTCCCTCAAAGCCGACAGACAGGTCCTGCCCGAGGATTATAGACGCAAATGCTTTGCCGCTGGCCAGAAGGACTCCACCGGAGGAGATCGCGGCTGCCTTGAATATTCCCTCTGTAACAAGCGATTTCATGTGATCCATCTCAAGAATCTCGGTCTGGGGGTATCGACGAAACAGTTTATTGTACAGAGGTGTTGAAAGAGCGAGACTGTAGGGGCCGTGGAATCCCGCATTGTCAAGCTTCTCCGCTGCGGCTATTACCGCCTCGACTGCATCACCGACCTCATCCCAGGGTTTAAGCTTGCTTTTTAATACTCCCGGACTGTTAAGAAGCCCTGTTATTCCTGCTGATTTCAACCCGTAGTATAGAAGATAATCCTCCTGGGCACACACAGCCATCACTGATGAAACCAGAGATTCCAGACTAAAAGCGATGCCCTCTCTCCGGTGCGCCTCGATCTCCCTTGCCGAAATGGAGAACGATTTTTCCAGAAGTGACAGAGGCATACAGTTTGGCATACTGATCTTAAGTCCATTTTCCTCCTTGCCCAGGCTTTCTGCTCCAGGCACAAACTGCAATCCCAACCCAAACGGTCCTTCGGCATAGATCAACCTTCGTGCACTGAGCTGACTCTCAGCCACAGTTTTCACCATCATGTCTATCGAGTCCCAGAAACTGTTTTCAAAAGGCGCATCTTCTCTATTCAGTAAATTTGCCATATCCGTATCCTTTCTATTCAGCACTCCTCTTGAGATTCCCCACACTCTGCGGAATGTGCTCATTTTCTATACGCAGAGTTTTCTGCCTCATCTCCTCCACCTCCGATGCCCCCTGCTGCATAAAGGATGATTCATCGGGAGAGAGCAGCTCTATAAGCCTCTGAAACTCCCCCTTATGCACTTTCTCCTCCTCAGCCACATCCCTGAGTACCGCCCTCGCAAGCTCATCTGTGCAGGCATCGGCAATAGCCTCGTACAGATGAACCGCTTCCTCCTCAGCAGAGAGAGAAAGACGCAATGCCCTGAGCAGTTCACCTCTGCTGAGAGGACGCTCGGGGGCTTTTCCGCTAAAAGGATTTACAAATTCTGGCATGTCAACCTCCGTCAAGGGCATAGATGTATATGTATGAACAATTCAAGAAATTTGTTGCAATTGACATGCCAGTTTGGCTTTGCTTCGTGAAAAGCCTGGAAGAGCCGGGTGACCAATCCATTCCAGAAGGCCAGTAATGGGCAGGTAAGGTGTGTTTTAAGCCGGATGGTGATAAAAATACAGAAAAAACCTGTCAGGTCTCATCACCGGTTTTTCAGCAGTATTTTCGGGCTTTTTCCTGAGTTCCCGACAGTTATGCCGCTGCAGTGTTTCAGATGGTTTACTCTTCTCCCGCTTATATCGTATGTCATACCATTCTGTCTGTTCCCCAACCCTGCTGATATCCGGATTGATTTCGATTTGATGCCGGTTTTATCACCTGTTGTATGGAGAATTATCTCCACTAAATCGGTATAAAGCGCATACACCGCATCACCCTCTTTTTCGATTTGAACATAAACAGCTAATTCCTTTTCGAAAAAATAGTGCCCATCAGGGGAAAACCATCCCGGTGCAAATGTCGTGTCAGCCACCAGCTCAAGAGTTATTGAATCATCAACAGTACAGTATTTGAACAGATGCCCGGCCTGACAAGCATTAAATCTCATTTTGATGCTTCCTCCCCCCTCACGAACAGCTTTACCGCTCCATTTGAATGTTGCACCTGTGATGGAATCATCTCCCAGGAAAGAGTATACCGGGGTCATGTCGAATACATAATATTGACAAACCGGGCCTTTATGATTACTCACAAGACACAGCCCGTCTTTCTCATTAAGAAGAGATGATATAGAATCCTGCTTCATGAATTTAGCACTGATTTTCATCAGTCCGTCTATTGCATAAACGCTCCTGTATTTGACCGCAGAGAGCATCGTGAGCGCTTCGGTATTGCTTCCTGATGCAAACCCGTAGGAGATACGCGGATCCTGCCCTTGTGAGTAATTAAGAACCATTTCACCCGAACAGATTGCAGATAAAAACAGCATTATTACAGATGAAGCCTTCAAAGTCACCCCCTTGTTTATTTTTGTATCTGAATCAGCGAAGCATTCCGTGGAATAATCCGTCAATAAATATAATAAAATGAATTACTGAAAAAGCCATAGAATAAAGGGAAAAGTGTATTCAGTTGCATTCATCTGTTGTTTTTCCGGATATTTCAGATCGGAAGAAGACTGGGTGCATACTCTCGTGTTGTCGTACTTTCGTAATGTCGTATTGTCGTAGTTTCGGCACTCGTATCGATATCGATTCCGATGCCGACAGGAGGAACAAACATCGGTGTCTCTAATTAATGTGTGCCGCTTAGTTAACAGGACATAACTGTTGCAGTTTATTCTATTTCCGTATTTTTCCTTGTTAATTGAGATATCAGGAAACTGACGGTACACTAAGGAGAGGTCTGAAACGTCCTTAATTCATCTCCGGGGTAAAATTATGACTTATTCTGGCCACATTTTGACAGGCTATTTCACTGTTTCACCCCGGAGATGAATCAACAACCCAGAATATAGCGTTTCCTGCAAAACAACCCTATCAGCTCAATTATTACATCAAAGAGATAAAAATGTGAGGTCTCCCCCTGACTCCAGCCCCGCCGTAGCTTCTTTAGCGCAGGCGTGTCTCCAGCCCGCAGTGTCGTACTCTCGTACGCGCGTACCATCTTCCCCAATTCGGGAAAAACCTTTCCCATTCCGCAAATCCAACCACCATCACACTGTAATTACAGCAGAATCAGCCAATTATAAATGTGCACGATTTTTGCATATCTTTCATCGGTACATAAAACAACACACCGTTTTCTTCAACATGGGACTGAGGCGCTCCGCTGAATTACCTTAGTACCGTTTTTCAGCAGTGATACCTCCTGACAAAGAAAGGCTTACGCTATGACCCGATATGGCTTTTTCAAAGAAATGGCAATCCCCTTCGATACTGTACTTAAAAAACTCCCGATGGAGTTGAGACGGAAGGGGTTTGAGGTGCTCTCTGATGTGCGTGTAGATCGTGAACTGGAAAAATACCTGGGAGTGAGTTTTCAACGCTACGCAATTCTTGGAGTCTGCAATCTCGCCCTGGCTTTCAAAGCCCTCTCAAAGCAGGAGGACTCCGGGCTTGTGATTCTCAACAATATCATTGTCTTCGAAAAAGACAATTCAACCGCTGTGGGGCTGCTTAAACCCACTCATTACATGGCTATGATTCAGAATGAGTCAATAATCGATGATGCGGCTACGATTGAAAGGAAACTCTACGAGGTGCTCGACTCTCTGAGCAGAAAGAAAACCGCGAAACGAAATTCCTTCTCTACCTCGTTTCAGCGGGCTGTTGCCTGATCCACACTCTCCCTCAGATCAGAACAACTCTTTATATCCTCAAGCGCGGGAATCCCGATTCCTACGGGTACACATTCCTGCGCTCTTCTGTAATACCTCAGCCCTCTCTCCTCCGCTCCGCTGCAGAATTCAAGTTTTGAATACCCCAGAAGCACTCTGTAGCGGCTGTACCTCTCTGGTACCTTGTCAAGAAGAACAAGTGAACTGTCAAACAGCTCCCGCCCGCGTTGGAAATCCTTACTTGACAATGCCAATGATCCCCTGTAATAACAGTTAAGTGCAAGTCCCCCGAAATCTTTCTTTTTACGCTGTTTCAGTGCCGCTACCCTGAACTCTTTCTCTGCCTCGGATACTTTCCCCCCGGCCATCAGAACTCTCCCCTGCACCATGCTCCACAATATATGATCTCTTTCCGGATAACTCATCCCGCTTATCATTCTTGCGCTGTCAATTTCACCACGGCTGATATATGTCAGGCAGATAAATGCTGCGGCCGATGATGCGGTGAGGCTGTCTCCAAGAAACATGAACTCATCCTG encodes the following:
- the glmM gene encoding phosphoglucosamine mutase, producing MAELPIMSVSGIRGVVGKTIDPYFVSRIAFIQTKISGGGKVIVGRDTRNSGAMLAEAAFRGIRAAGGTPVDLGIAPTPTTCLCTSSLGGSTGIIITASHNPGQYNGYKMVHSTGRLFRADECQRVYKQFLNGEYPSNEELEKAEASAESSVDGAEIHVGKILSRIDAEAIKTANIHIAVDSINGAGGAVFPLLLEKLGVKWSGVHNKLDGDFVHNPEPRPEHLGDLSNLLKSTPGNWGGFVFDPDADRLATMGENGEEISEEMTLVFALQNLLQREKSDVATNLSTSMLIDDVASKFGVKVYRSKIGEANVVETMGKNNCRYGGEGNGGVIYPEITNARDGLTGMALILELMAKTGKRLTEIASAWPRYAIVKEKIECSGIDPASIIGKLEKKFSGEHTDNLDGLKIIRDYGWVHLRASNTEPIIRCYAEARSEKQARELADMVLEIAKCS
- a CDS encoding sugar phosphate isomerase/epimerase produces the protein MSDWPVGLSTGCFYQMSIFDCLEPIRNGGFGMVEICSSPGHLNFRDIDTIKLVAKRLEELGMEAYSFHAPFVDVDISSLDQSHREYSFQELITAAEAASILNVRHFIIHPGPDKNLCFSIEERMQRMRNVSGVLNLVAKKCHSINVGLALENMLPHLPFGNISDMLWIMGSMESLNITTCLDTGHATLSGDLYNIMYKLSGHLQVVHANDNFGTSDDHLPPGKGMIDWTKVLYELSETNFHGGIILELSGVHGKDIERTLAEAREARLYIRSIARKLYLSSPPSVEIANRPEESTG
- a CDS encoding transketolase → MDTAEEISRKAIALGKLTLRMTTHAGSGHPSSSLSILHIITALMYKVMRFDPQNPWNPSNDRLVLSEGHAVPIVYAAYADLQGGYGSSPQGVQFLSTEDLDSFRQINSPLDGHPNPSAGFPFFDCATGSLGQGLSCACGVALAARLNNIEKKIFVIIGDSESREGQIWEAMDFLVDNNLSSVIPIFNCNGLGQTGPVSAQQSTNTLEKKLKSWGLKTIVIDGHNPSDVLKSLRKAKASTSPTAILAKTVKGWGVRELQSDKSHGKALPENKLGEAIRELDSSMNIQTIPPDHNHRMYPLLPQRATLPHRKEGKLPNPDFNKLLQNDPYIEKFKRGLMSTRRAFGIALRELATVDERIVALDADVNNSTFSKYMAEKFPERFFQCGIAEQNMLSVASGLSSGGFIPFVSSFAKFLVRAYDQLELALISGANLKICGSHSGANIAADGPSQMGLSDMGYMRALSTSLNVNDEPLMVIFNPACAVAAFKCVQLMVDRDGACYMRTIRQDTPLLYSPDETFEIGGAKTLIRGNDVAVMASGYMVHACKGVVEELRSAGVDASLYDCYSIPINPEIVIDAARENKGKIITVEDNFGNGLGAEISSIVSADPSASAVVKQIFVKRMPKSGITAEDVLDFVGMGI
- a CDS encoding CBS domain-containing protein, whose protein sequence is MRVSEIMTYGVDFLVSSDPVKKAAERMRDKNIGVIPIFEGGEPVGMLTDRDIALRVVAEGRDPSTVRVSDVMTPDVVFCYEDQDIEDAVDIMEQRKIRRLLVKNFKDEVVGVLSTGDIAMSTTKELVGELIKEVSGVAYPER
- a CDS encoding bacteriocin family protein; the protein is MANLLNREDAPFENSFWDSIDMMVKTVAESQLSARRLIYAEGPFGLGLQFVPGAESLGKEENGLKISMPNCMPLSLLEKSFSISAREIEAHRREGIAFSLESLVSSVMAVCAQEDYLLYYGLKSAGITGLLNSPGVLKSKLKPWDEVGDAVEAVIAAAEKLDNAGFHGPYSLALSTPLYNKLFRRYPQTEILEMDHMKSLVTEGIFKAAAISSGGVLLASGKAFASIILGQDLSVGFEGPSGREYIFNVSESLALRLVLPSSVCVLEGA
- a CDS encoding Rubrerythrin gives rise to the protein MPEFVNPFSGKAPERPLSRGELLRALRLSLSAEEEAVHLYEAIADACTDELARAVLRDVAEEEKVHKGEFQRLIELLSPDESSFMQQGASEVEEMRQKTLRIENEHIPQSVGNLKRSAE
- a CDS encoding DUF302 domain-containing protein, whose product is MTRYGFFKEMAIPFDTVLKKLPMELRRKGFEVLSDVRVDRELEKYLGVSFQRYAILGVCNLALAFKALSKQEDSGLVILNNIIVFEKDNSTAVGLLKPTHYMAMIQNESIIDDAATIERKLYEVLDSLSRKKTAKRNSFSTSFQRAVA